A single Arachnia propionica DNA region contains:
- a CDS encoding threonine/serine ThrE exporter family protein: protein MNQPDPECYGDQEFEDSLEPRHLIRRTDAVARAGGMMLGAGTSSLRVRQLMRRSAKALGLGHIASSITFTSLAMTVERRGVFRTKVVEVPKPGVNAHRIAMLQKLSNEMPERITATELDRQLDRIDHADPLYPAWLRGIMVALACASVAVLAGGGWREIGTVLPASALAYLLFRRLGRWQINHLAVVMVSAFTASALYLLGTGMLDRLFGEPSPRMAAGFICASIFLIPGFPLVTAGLELTRLDLTAGLPRAAYASMILLAITIGVWIVANLGGVTAETAPPLGVEPWQVWAIRVVASFIAVVGWAMMLNSPLRAAMASGAVAVAGNAVRLELIDLGVAEHVATFAGCFIIGLGCALLGRLFGLEKIIMTVPTLLVSIPGAFALRSLLHLDQNHTDLAVTQGMTALLGVIAMVGGLSAARMLTDPEWTFTRDDPPHLREVVPGLRRRKLRS, encoded by the coding sequence GTGAATCAACCAGACCCCGAGTGCTACGGCGATCAGGAGTTCGAGGACTCCCTGGAACCCAGGCATCTGATCCGGCGAACCGACGCGGTGGCGCGGGCCGGGGGGATGATGCTCGGTGCCGGTACCAGTTCGCTCCGGGTCCGGCAGCTCATGCGGCGTTCCGCCAAGGCCCTCGGGCTGGGACACATCGCCTCGTCGATCACGTTCACGTCGCTGGCCATGACGGTGGAACGCCGTGGAGTGTTTCGCACCAAAGTGGTCGAGGTTCCCAAACCGGGGGTTAATGCTCACCGGATCGCGATGCTGCAGAAACTCAGCAATGAGATGCCGGAACGGATCACTGCGACGGAGCTTGACCGCCAGCTGGACCGGATCGACCACGCGGATCCGCTGTACCCGGCATGGTTGAGAGGAATCATGGTCGCCCTGGCCTGCGCCTCCGTCGCGGTGCTCGCCGGCGGTGGCTGGCGCGAGATCGGGACTGTGCTGCCCGCCTCTGCGCTGGCGTATCTGCTGTTCCGGCGGCTCGGGCGCTGGCAGATCAACCACTTGGCCGTGGTGATGGTCTCTGCCTTCACCGCCTCGGCACTGTATTTACTGGGAACCGGGATGCTGGACCGGCTGTTCGGGGAACCAAGTCCGCGCATGGCCGCGGGGTTCATCTGTGCCTCCATCTTTCTGATCCCCGGTTTCCCGCTCGTGACCGCGGGCCTGGAACTGACCCGGCTGGACCTCACAGCGGGGTTGCCCCGGGCCGCCTATGCGTCCATGATCCTGCTTGCCATCACCATCGGGGTGTGGATCGTGGCCAATCTCGGTGGGGTCACCGCGGAGACCGCACCGCCTCTCGGCGTGGAGCCGTGGCAGGTGTGGGCCATTCGAGTGGTGGCCAGTTTCATCGCGGTCGTGGGGTGGGCCATGATGCTGAACTCGCCCCTACGCGCCGCGATGGCCTCCGGTGCGGTCGCGGTTGCGGGCAATGCCGTCAGGCTGGAGCTCATCGACCTTGGGGTCGCGGAACACGTGGCGACGTTCGCCGGCTGTTTCATCATCGGCCTCGGCTGCGCCTTGTTGGGAAGGCTATTCGGACTTGAGAAGATCATCATGACCGTGCCGACCCTCCTGGTTTCCATCCCCGGTGCTTTCGCCCTGCGGAGCCTGCTCCACCTCGACCAGAATCACACGGACCTGGCCGTCACGCAGGGCATGACGGCACTGCTCGGAGTGATCGCCATGGTTGGAGGCCTCTCGGCGGCCCGGATGCTCACCGATCCGGAATGGACCTTCACCCGTGATGACCCGCCGCACCTGCGAGAGGTGGTTCCCGGGCTGCGACGCCGGAAACTGAGGTCTTGA